The following are encoded in a window of Kitasatospora sp. NBC_01250 genomic DNA:
- a CDS encoding polysaccharide deacetylase family protein yields the protein MNIDQIITPRRLVLTFGCATLLCACGRAGVRASRAPAPLASATGDASDDPSGSAEPSEASPSAAATSASPAPAPTPSAAGTVPPADPAGAAGEADTMVHAGPKTVALTFDDGPNPIDTPRVLEILHKYGVTATFFMIGMNVRRYPDTVRDVVAAGHRIGNHSWSHPDLGTLSKAGVRRELQRTSDIIADTCGERPVLFRAPGGHFTRNSYAVCAEMGLRSVCWDVDPEDWSNPGAGTIVQRVLTDIRTGSIVLNHDGALTDGLITAPGSDGDRSQTVDALRVYLPQLVEAGYRFTLPDGA from the coding sequence ATGAATATTGATCAGATCATCACACCTCGCCGTCTGGTGCTCACCTTCGGCTGCGCGACGCTGCTGTGCGCGTGCGGCCGGGCCGGCGTCAGGGCGTCCCGGGCGCCCGCCCCCCTCGCCTCGGCGACCGGCGACGCCTCGGACGATCCGTCCGGCTCCGCCGAGCCGAGCGAGGCGAGCCCGAGCGCGGCGGCCACGAGTGCGAGCCCCGCGCCCGCTCCCACGCCGAGCGCGGCCGGCACCGTGCCGCCCGCCGACCCGGCCGGCGCTGCCGGGGAGGCGGACACCATGGTGCACGCCGGCCCGAAGACGGTGGCCCTGACCTTCGACGACGGGCCCAACCCGATCGACACACCACGGGTCCTGGAGATCCTGCACAAGTACGGGGTCACCGCGACGTTCTTCATGATCGGCATGAACGTCCGCAGGTACCCCGACACCGTGCGCGACGTGGTGGCCGCGGGCCACCGGATCGGCAACCACAGTTGGTCCCACCCCGACCTCGGCACGCTGTCCAAGGCCGGGGTCCGCCGGGAACTGCAGCGCACCAGCGACATCATCGCGGACACCTGCGGCGAGCGGCCCGTGCTGTTCCGTGCGCCCGGCGGGCACTTCACCCGCAACTCCTACGCGGTCTGCGCCGAGATGGGGCTGCGCTCGGTCTGCTGGGACGTGGACCCCGAGGACTGGTCGAACCCCGGGGCCGGCACCATCGTCCAGCGCGTGCTCACCGACATCAGGACCGGATCCATCGTGCTCAACCACGACGGCGCCCTCACCGACGGGCTGATCACCGCCCCCGGCAGCGACGGCGACCGCTCCCAGACCGTCGACGCGCTCCGCGTCTACCTGCCCCAACTCGTCGAGGCCGGCTACCGGTTCACCCTGCCGGACGGTGCCTGA
- a CDS encoding chitinase, which translates to MRRPPRLASALAPLALAAGIVLATPLSGSAATQPGPGFPPRYTAPYIETWRPGSSLTEAQQATGLQYFTLAFVISDGGCNGAFDGTTSVTNEGWQAAVNRLRAGGGDVITSFGGGAGTELARVCDSVDSLKAAYRRVIDALNLTMVDFDIEGAALSDTASVDLRNHALADLQREYAAVGRTLSVHYTLPVNPDGLSPESVRLLQNAKKQGVTISVVNIMTMDYGPDLNMGRVATTAADGLYEQMVKIWPEKSSAELWGMQGNTPMIGVNDATNEVFSTEDARVLVNYANDKGIQLLAFWSVGRDQACSTDGLLATTCSGTPQQPADFSHLLTRPRPRPAPDWRPSHCAGLGVAQVSCGGPLGPPVGRTPVSSPGQDGRALWGGQCQSGWNRSVWSRPMVWCRGPVGH; encoded by the coding sequence ATGCGCCGCCCTCCCCGTCTGGCTTCGGCCCTCGCGCCGTTAGCACTGGCCGCCGGAATCGTGCTGGCCACCCCGTTATCCGGATCCGCCGCCACCCAGCCCGGGCCGGGGTTCCCGCCCCGCTACACCGCCCCCTACATCGAGACCTGGCGCCCCGGCAGTTCGCTGACCGAGGCTCAACAGGCCACCGGGCTGCAGTACTTCACCCTCGCCTTCGTGATCAGCGACGGCGGCTGCAACGGTGCCTTCGACGGCACCACGTCCGTGACCAACGAGGGCTGGCAGGCTGCCGTGAACCGGCTGCGCGCCGGTGGCGGCGACGTCATCACCTCCTTCGGCGGTGGTGCCGGCACCGAACTCGCCCGGGTCTGCGACTCGGTGGACAGCCTCAAGGCCGCCTACCGGCGGGTCATCGACGCGCTCAACCTGACCATGGTCGACTTCGACATCGAGGGCGCCGCGCTGAGCGACACCGCCTCGGTCGACCTCCGCAATCACGCCCTGGCCGACCTGCAGCGGGAGTACGCCGCTGTCGGCCGCACCCTGAGCGTGCACTACACGCTCCCGGTCAACCCGGACGGGCTGTCACCCGAGTCGGTGCGCCTGCTGCAGAACGCCAAGAAGCAGGGCGTGACCATCTCCGTGGTCAACATCATGACCATGGACTACGGCCCCGACCTGAACATGGGCCGGGTCGCCACCACCGCCGCCGACGGGCTCTACGAGCAGATGGTGAAGATCTGGCCGGAGAAGAGCTCGGCCGAACTGTGGGGGATGCAGGGCAACACCCCGATGATCGGCGTGAACGACGCCACCAACGAGGTCTTCTCCACCGAGGACGCCCGGGTCCTGGTGAACTACGCCAACGACAAGGGCATCCAGTTGCTCGCCTTCTGGTCGGTGGGCCGCGACCAGGCCTGCTCGACCGACGGCCTGCTCGCCACCACCTGCAGCGGCACCCCCCAGCAGCCGGCCGACTTCTCGCACCTGCTCACCCGGCCCAGGCCGCGGCCCGCCCCCGACTGGCGCCCGTCGCACTGCGCCGGCCTCGGCGTCGCGCAGGTCTCCTGCGGCGGCCCGCTCGGCCCGCCGGTCGGCCGCACCCCGGTCTCCTCGCCCGGGCAGGACGGGCGCGCCCTGTGGGGCGGTCAGTGCCAGAGCGGCTGGAACCGGAGCGTCTGGTCGCGTCCGATGGTCTGGTGCCGGGGCCCGGTCGGGCACTGA